In Nocardioides marinus, one DNA window encodes the following:
- a CDS encoding 3-oxoacid CoA-transferase subunit A yields the protein MAHASILATTDQAVAGIEDASTILIGGFGLAGMPFDLIDALIRQGAKDLTIVANNAGNAEVGLAALLKAKRVRKILCSFPRQVDSYVFDELYREGKIELEVVPQGNLAERMRAAGAGIGAFFSPTAVGTPLAEGKEERTIDGKRYILEYPIRGDYALISAHQSDVMGNLVYRKTARNFGPVMATAAATTIVQVNEIVPTGYLDPERIVTPSIYVDRVVQTEARHYTVKGAR from the coding sequence ATGGCTCATGCCAGCATCTTGGCGACGACCGACCAGGCGGTCGCGGGCATCGAGGACGCCTCAACCATCCTTATCGGCGGCTTCGGTCTGGCCGGCATGCCCTTCGACCTGATCGACGCGCTGATCCGGCAGGGCGCCAAAGACCTCACGATCGTCGCCAACAACGCCGGCAACGCCGAGGTTGGGCTTGCGGCCCTGCTGAAGGCGAAACGAGTGCGGAAGATCCTCTGCTCCTTCCCTCGCCAAGTCGACTCCTACGTCTTCGACGAGCTCTACCGCGAGGGCAAGATCGAACTCGAGGTCGTGCCGCAGGGCAACCTCGCCGAGCGGATGCGCGCCGCCGGTGCCGGCATCGGCGCCTTCTTCAGTCCGACAGCCGTCGGCACGCCCCTGGCCGAGGGCAAGGAGGAGCGCACGATCGACGGCAAGCGTTACATCCTCGAGTACCCCATCCGAGGCGACTACGCGCTGATCAGCGCCCACCAGTCGGACGTCATGGGCAACCTCGTCTACCGCAAGACCGCCCGCAACTTCGGGCCGGTCATGGCCACCGCTGCTGCGACCACGATAGTGCAGGTCAACGAGATCGTCCCCACTGGCTACCTGGACCCGGAGAGAATCGTCACCCCGTCCATCTACGTCGACCGGGTCGTCCAGACCGAGGCCCGCCACTACACCGTCAAGGGAGCACGCTGA
- a CDS encoding CoA-transferase gives MTAQTSTRAPLTMDQLAAVIAHDIPEGSYVNLGIGQPTKIADHLPKDESGNVNVILHTENGMLGMGRKAEGAEVDADLTNAGKVPVVETPGCSYFHHADSFAMMRGGHLDVCVLGAFQVATNGDLANWSTGKSGDIPAVGGAMDLAIGAKDVYVMMSLFTKDGTPKLVQACTMPLTGIGCVSRVYTDYGVVDLGPDGARIRETFGITPDELFAKVAAFQR, from the coding sequence ATGACCGCTCAGACCAGCACCCGAGCACCGCTGACGATGGATCAACTCGCCGCAGTCATCGCCCACGACATCCCAGAAGGCTCCTACGTCAACCTCGGTATCGGCCAGCCGACGAAGATCGCCGATCACCTACCCAAGGACGAGAGCGGCAACGTCAACGTCATCCTCCACACCGAGAACGGCATGCTCGGCATGGGCCGCAAGGCCGAGGGCGCGGAGGTCGATGCGGACCTCACCAACGCCGGCAAGGTGCCCGTCGTCGAGACGCCGGGCTGCTCCTACTTCCACCACGCCGACTCGTTCGCGATGATGCGCGGCGGTCACCTCGACGTCTGCGTGCTGGGCGCCTTCCAGGTCGCAACCAACGGTGATCTCGCCAACTGGAGCACCGGAAAGTCCGGAGACATTCCGGCCGTCGGCGGCGCGATGGACCTCGCCATCGGCGCGAAGGACGTCTACGTGATGATGAGCCTCTTCACGAAGGACGGCACGCCGAAACTCGTCCAAGCCTGCACAATGCCGCTCACCGGCATCGGTTGCGTGAGCCGGGTATACACCGACTACGGCGTGGTCGACCTCGGCCCCGATGGGGCACGCATCCGGGAGACCTTTGGCATCACGCCCGACGAACTGTTCGCCAAGGTGGCCGCGTTTCAACGGTGA
- a CDS encoding M48 family metalloprotease has translation MMLVLASGGSLTVTALAAAPQLAGPAMLATMTAAVAFLGLRVAFDRREEIAADLFAVDLTRDLDAAAELMRFYEDNVARPLPDGGLGRAWARLERRWFATHHEPQARLAAMRRHLVDQAAD, from the coding sequence CTGATGCTCGTGCTCGCCAGCGGCGGCAGCCTCACGGTCACGGCGCTCGCGGCTGCACCGCAGCTGGCCGGCCCGGCGATGCTGGCCACGATGACTGCCGCCGTAGCGTTCCTGGGCTTGCGCGTCGCCTTCGACCGGCGCGAAGAGATCGCCGCCGATCTGTTCGCCGTCGACCTGACGCGTGACCTGGACGCGGCCGCCGAGCTGATGCGGTTCTACGAGGACAACGTCGCCCGGCCGCTGCCTGATGGTGGTCTCGGCCGAGCGTGGGCGCGGCTCGAGCGACGCTGGTTCGCCACCCACCATGAGCCGCAGGCACGGCTCGCCGCCATGCGCCGCCATCTGGTCGACCAGGCGGCCGACTAG